A single genomic interval of Shewanella psychropiezotolerans harbors:
- the nhaC gene encoding Na+/H+ antiporter NhaC, translating into MMTSTSDPQLNKHKLPSLLDALIPIFALVLMLAAAVYLYSSDSSYGANQIALIMAACIALVIGVKNGYSWKEMEAGIVKSVGVATGALLILFAVGSLIGTWILAGTVPTMIYYGMLVLNPEYFYAASCLLCAVVALSIGSSWTVAGTLGIALVGVAAAMGLSVEITAGAIISGAYFGDKMSPMSDTTNLAPAVAGTDIFSHIRHMVWTTVPSIIIAMIGFLILGFTSEASGQAGDLQLTMDLLQAQFNPGVHLLLPLLVVLILAYKKMPAFPTVILGTIAGAICAALFQFDSIIAFANDDSLPPIVAMVKGIWTAMFDGYVANTGDEVLDSLLSRGGMSQMTNTVWLILCAMAFGGIMEVTGLLKRILQSILGLVTSSGSLIITTLATCIGANLITADQFIAIILPGRMLKVEYTKRGLAAVNLSRALEDSATITSPLVPWNTCGAYMASTLGVATIAYLPYAFFNLVCPLVSGTYAYFNFKIEKLEDMPDLEEVSA; encoded by the coding sequence ATGATGACCTCGACATCAGATCCCCAGTTAAACAAACACAAGCTGCCTAGCCTGCTCGACGCCCTCATTCCCATCTTTGCCCTGGTGCTTATGCTGGCGGCGGCCGTCTATCTGTATTCGTCTGATAGCTCTTACGGTGCAAACCAGATCGCTCTCATCATGGCCGCTTGTATCGCCCTGGTGATAGGGGTGAAGAATGGTTATAGCTGGAAGGAGATGGAAGCGGGTATCGTCAAGAGTGTTGGCGTGGCTACCGGCGCCTTGTTGATCTTATTTGCCGTGGGCTCACTGATCGGCACCTGGATACTCGCAGGCACAGTGCCGACCATGATCTATTACGGCATGTTGGTGCTCAACCCTGAATATTTCTATGCCGCATCCTGTCTCTTGTGTGCCGTAGTTGCCTTAAGTATCGGTAGTTCTTGGACTGTGGCGGGTACTCTGGGTATTGCTTTGGTTGGTGTTGCAGCAGCTATGGGACTGAGTGTGGAGATCACCGCCGGTGCCATTATCAGTGGTGCCTATTTTGGCGATAAAATGTCGCCCATGTCCGATACCACTAACCTGGCACCTGCGGTAGCGGGAACCGATATATTTAGCCATATTCGCCACATGGTATGGACCACGGTACCGAGCATCATCATCGCCATGATAGGTTTCCTGATCTTAGGTTTCACCAGTGAGGCCAGCGGACAGGCAGGTGATCTGCAATTGACCATGGATTTATTGCAAGCTCAATTTAATCCCGGCGTGCACCTCTTGTTACCCCTGTTGGTGGTATTAATCTTGGCCTATAAGAAGATGCCGGCATTTCCCACTGTCATTCTCGGCACCATCGCAGGCGCAATCTGCGCGGCCCTATTCCAGTTCGATAGCATCATAGCGTTTGCCAATGATGATAGCTTGCCTCCGATTGTGGCCATGGTTAAGGGAATTTGGACAGCCATGTTCGATGGCTATGTGGCTAACACGGGTGATGAAGTGCTCGATAGCCTGCTTAGCCGAGGTGGCATGAGCCAGATGACTAATACCGTGTGGTTGATCCTCTGTGCCATGGCATTTGGCGGGATCATGGAGGTCACGGGCCTGCTTAAGCGTATCTTGCAGAGTATCCTTGGCTTAGTAACATCCAGCGGAAGTTTGATTATCACCACCCTGGCGACTTGTATCGGCGCTAACCTGATCACCGCAGATCAGTTTATCGCCATCATCTTGCCGGGGCGTATGTTGAAGGTGGAGTACACTAAGCGCGGTCTGGCTGCGGTAAATCTGAGCCGTGCCTTGGAAGATTCGGCTACCATCACCAGCCCACTGGTGCCATGGAATACCTGTGGTGCATACATGGCCAGTACATTAGGTGTCGCCACCATAGCTTACCTACCTTACGCCTTCTTTAATTTAGTCTGCCCCTTAGTGAGTGGCACTTATGCCTACTTCAACTTTAAGATAGAGAAACTTGAAGATATGCCTGATCTCGAAGAGGTGAGTGCGTAA
- a CDS encoding aminotransferase class III-fold pyridoxal phosphate-dependent enzyme: MQELKTKVVEYSPSTVKALVQEHFRMAVEVKSLPGYVDLNFLLTDTQGKRFILKIANADEPLAELDMQNAVMNYLNGQDLQPYLLPEVIKNLAGHEITSLKDGHGRPRPMRLLSYVPGVFYCDHKALAGHHHSQLGTLLGRLDLSLQGFSHRAASRHFDWDLKHANAVIESKVGLISDQSLRQQVLKILSGFEQQVIPFMAELPQGVIHNDVNDYNLLLSSASLDAEVIGLIDFGDMVYSHQINELAIACAYAILGADSPLAIIEAITLAYHQERPLNGAELWALLPLIAARLAVSVCNSCEAILSEPDNEYLLVTAKPAWAAITTLLKLDAKSVGFGLQRLCLTANEGEKQSGPLDQGTDNISSERRRDIISQRGERLFKTLSVSYEQPLIIERGQGQFLLDENNIAYLDMVNNVCHVGHCHPSVVAAGQAQMAKLNTNTRYLNDNILDYSRALLDTFPESLSVVMFVNSGSEANELAMRLMRCKTQSDELLVVDGAYHGNTNKAIEISPYKFNGPGGEGAAEHIHIVPVPDPYRGPYKGMSVETGLAYAEPVQQAIRQLQQEGKQLGGYICESLQGVGGNLVMPNGYLDAVYQAVRAAGGVCIADEVQVGFGRVGTHWWGFETQGVVPDIVTLGKPIGNGHPMAAVVTTKEIAAAFVTGMEYFNTFGGNPVSCAIGKAVLDTIDTENLMHNARDSGDYMRMRLVKLQETFDIIGDVRGLGLFIGVELVKDASLTPATQEAQALIEWFKSRNILLSLDGPFNNVLKIKPPMVFNKDNVDYFIEQLLQGLSRINA, translated from the coding sequence ATGCAAGAGTTGAAAACTAAGGTCGTTGAATATTCACCATCCACAGTGAAGGCGTTGGTGCAGGAGCATTTCCGGATGGCTGTAGAGGTGAAATCATTGCCCGGTTATGTGGATCTAAATTTTCTGCTTACAGATACACAGGGGAAACGTTTTATCCTCAAGATTGCTAATGCGGATGAGCCACTGGCCGAGTTGGATATGCAAAATGCTGTGATGAATTATCTTAACGGGCAAGACTTGCAGCCCTATCTGTTACCTGAGGTGATCAAAAACCTGGCAGGTCATGAGATCACGTCTCTAAAGGACGGACATGGCAGGCCGAGACCCATGCGCCTGCTTAGCTATGTGCCCGGCGTGTTCTACTGTGACCATAAGGCGCTGGCTGGTCATCATCACAGCCAACTTGGCACCTTGTTGGGCAGGCTGGATCTTAGTCTGCAAGGCTTCTCCCACAGGGCTGCTTCACGGCATTTCGACTGGGATCTCAAGCATGCGAACGCTGTCATCGAATCAAAGGTAGGTTTAATCAGCGACCAGAGCCTGCGTCAGCAGGTACTAAAGATTCTATCCGGCTTCGAACAGCAGGTGATCCCCTTTATGGCTGAGCTGCCACAAGGGGTGATCCACAACGATGTGAATGACTATAACCTGTTACTCAGCAGCGCTAGCTTGGACGCCGAGGTGATAGGCTTGATAGATTTTGGTGACATGGTATATAGCCATCAGATCAATGAGCTGGCTATCGCTTGTGCCTACGCCATCTTAGGAGCTGACTCGCCACTGGCGATCATAGAGGCCATCACCTTGGCCTATCACCAGGAGCGTCCGCTCAATGGCGCCGAGCTGTGGGCCTTGCTGCCTCTTATTGCCGCACGTTTAGCGGTTAGCGTGTGCAACTCCTGTGAAGCGATTTTATCCGAGCCAGATAATGAATACCTGTTGGTGACCGCTAAACCTGCCTGGGCAGCCATCACTACCTTGCTAAAACTAGATGCTAAGAGTGTTGGCTTTGGGTTGCAGCGCCTGTGCCTGACAGCAAACGAAGGGGAAAAACAGAGCGGGCCATTAGACCAAGGCACCGATAACATCTCATCTGAGCGACGCAGAGACATTATCAGCCAGAGAGGTGAACGCTTATTCAAGACCTTGAGTGTCTCCTATGAGCAGCCGTTAATTATCGAGCGCGGCCAGGGACAGTTTCTGCTAGATGAAAACAATATCGCTTACTTAGACATGGTCAATAATGTCTGTCATGTGGGGCACTGTCATCCATCTGTGGTCGCTGCGGGTCAGGCGCAGATGGCTAAACTCAACACAAATACCCGTTATCTCAATGACAATATTCTCGATTATAGCCGGGCTTTGCTGGACACCTTCCCCGAGTCACTTTCTGTGGTGATGTTCGTCAACTCAGGTAGTGAGGCTAACGAACTCGCCATGCGCTTGATGCGCTGCAAGACACAATCCGATGAGTTGCTGGTGGTCGATGGTGCCTATCACGGCAATACCAACAAGGCGATTGAGATCAGTCCCTATAAGTTTAATGGCCCTGGGGGCGAAGGGGCGGCGGAGCATATCCATATCGTGCCTGTGCCCGATCCCTACCGCGGACCGTATAAAGGCATGTCTGTTGAGACGGGCCTTGCCTATGCCGAGCCGGTGCAGCAGGCGATTCGTCAGTTACAACAAGAGGGTAAGCAGTTAGGCGGTTACATCTGTGAGTCTCTGCAGGGGGTTGGCGGCAACCTAGTCATGCCAAACGGCTATCTCGACGCCGTTTATCAAGCGGTGCGCGCCGCGGGTGGTGTCTGTATTGCCGATGAAGTGCAGGTGGGCTTCGGTCGTGTCGGCACTCATTGGTGGGGGTTTGAGACCCAAGGTGTGGTGCCGGATATTGTCACCTTAGGTAAGCCCATCGGTAACGGTCATCCCATGGCGGCTGTCGTCACCACTAAGGAGATCGCCGCTGCCTTCGTGACTGGCATGGAGTACTTCAATACCTTCGGCGGTAATCCGGTCTCATGTGCTATCGGCAAGGCGGTACTCGACACCATAGATACTGAAAACCTGATGCACAATGCCCGCGATAGCGGCGATTATATGCGGATGCGTCTGGTCAAATTACAAGAGACATTCGACATCATAGGCGACGTCAGGGGCCTAGGTTTATTTATCGGCGTGGAGCTGGTGAAGGATGCAAGTTTGACCCCGGCGACCCAAGAGGCGCAAGCCTTAATCGAGTGGTTTAAGTCGCGCAACATCTTGCTCAGTCTCGATGGTCCCTTCAATAATGTGCTGAAGATTAAGCCGCCAATGGTTTTTAACAAAGATAATGTCGATTATTTTATCGAGCAGTTACTCCAGGGATTATCCCGAATAAATGCATAA
- a CDS encoding saccharopine dehydrogenase has protein sequence MTKAHIWLRAESKPLEERIALTPDVARKLLEAGFKITVEESPLSAIPAQEYQGIGCDIVPAHSWQQAPQDTIILGLKELSEDNWPLVHRHIHFAHVYKEQQGWQDVLRRFKTGKGELYDLEYLVDNNNRRVAAFGYWAGFAGAAVALKAFGKRQQLDSTAQTDQPVLDKLASMPSKQALVDDVAESLSPLARPPKVLVIGAKGRSGRGAVEMAKSVGAEVTQWDMAETQVGGPFEDILDFDVLVNCVFVQEALPPFITLPMLETNGIEPRRLAIICDVSCDPYGTYNPLPIYASCTTFDKPCLRIIEGAIPST, from the coding sequence ATGACAAAAGCCCATATTTGGTTACGCGCGGAATCTAAACCCTTAGAAGAACGCATTGCCCTTACACCCGATGTCGCCCGGAAACTCTTGGAGGCGGGGTTCAAGATCACTGTCGAAGAGTCCCCCTTGAGTGCCATCCCAGCCCAAGAATACCAAGGGATAGGTTGCGACATTGTGCCAGCCCACAGCTGGCAGCAAGCCCCACAAGACACCATCATCTTGGGCCTCAAAGAACTCAGTGAAGATAATTGGCCTCTGGTTCATCGTCATATTCATTTCGCTCATGTGTATAAAGAGCAGCAAGGCTGGCAAGATGTGCTGCGCCGCTTCAAGACCGGCAAAGGCGAGCTATACGATCTAGAATATCTGGTGGATAATAATAATCGCCGTGTGGCCGCCTTCGGCTACTGGGCCGGATTTGCCGGCGCTGCCGTGGCGCTTAAGGCGTTCGGCAAACGTCAGCAGCTAGATTCCACAGCACAAACAGACCAGCCAGTATTGGATAAGTTAGCTTCGATGCCAAGCAAGCAGGCGCTGGTCGATGATGTGGCCGAGTCACTGAGTCCGCTAGCACGACCACCCAAGGTATTAGTGATTGGCGCTAAGGGCCGAAGCGGACGCGGCGCCGTGGAGATGGCTAAGAGCGTAGGCGCTGAGGTTACGCAGTGGGACATGGCAGAGACTCAAGTAGGCGGCCCCTTCGAAGATATTTTAGACTTTGATGTACTGGTCAACTGCGTGTTCGTACAAGAAGCTCTGCCGCCGTTTATTACCTTGCCCATGCTCGAGACCAATGGCATAGAGCCACGACGCCTGGCCATTATCTGTGACGTCAGTTGCGACCCATATGGTACTTACAACCCCTTGCCTATCTACGCAAGCTGTACCACATTTGATAAGCCGTGCCTGCGTATCATAGAGGGGGCAATCCCGTCGACTTGA
- a CDS encoding nucleoside triphosphate pyrophosphohydrolase family protein has protein sequence MKLTALTQPLYDHLYRDILQFRSTFDLPSEDESTLDDKADTLHTSLAIEELTELAEADSRMEQADAIVDSVYVLMGRLVHLGATQVSDRMEISYVIDLLLHVAKNREIDFITCWDEVHSSNMSKVCRNEKELEETIEFYAKQGVEIVGSTKGDFIIAKCANDVDMAGKIVRQGKVLKSVYYRPADLAKLVKA, from the coding sequence ATGAAACTTACCGCACTCACTCAGCCTCTCTACGATCACCTTTATCGTGACATCCTCCAGTTTCGCTCTACTTTCGATTTACCAAGCGAAGATGAGAGCACATTGGATGATAAAGCCGATACACTGCACACTTCATTGGCCATCGAAGAGCTGACCGAGCTTGCCGAAGCCGACAGCCGCATGGAGCAGGCCGATGCTATCGTCGATTCTGTCTATGTCTTGATGGGCCGCCTGGTTCACTTAGGTGCAACTCAAGTCAGTGACCGCATGGAAATCAGCTACGTCATCGACCTACTGTTACATGTGGCCAAGAACCGCGAGATCGACTTCATCACCTGTTGGGACGAAGTTCATTCGAGCAACATGAGCAAGGTGTGTCGCAACGAGAAAGAACTTGAAGAGACTATCGAGTTTTACGCCAAGCAAGGCGTCGAGATCGTCGGCAGCACCAAGGGCGACTTCATTATCGCTAAGTGCGCTAATGATGTAGATATGGCAGGTAAAATCGTACGCCAGGGCAAGGTGCTAAAGTCGGTTTACTATCGTCCGGCAGATCTAGCAAAGCTCGTTAAAGCTTAA
- a CDS encoding HD domain-containing protein, which produces MGTSNKPLPRYFKYWGKAVKNEGGSDDAYHLLPYHCLDVTAVGQQLLCSNKPLTKALADFLELSPQQLNALFVFSLALHDLGKFASAFHVADRDNPLISASSRFDYDGSQYRHDRMGLYFWQNIELSFFEAANSFINNAYALIQPDFPLDILHTPEITIGQSCLCLRNE; this is translated from the coding sequence ATGGGTACATCAAATAAGCCATTACCAAGATATTTTAAATATTGGGGGAAGGCAGTAAAAAACGAAGGTGGTAGTGATGATGCGTATCATTTATTACCTTATCATTGTTTAGATGTGACAGCCGTCGGCCAACAATTGCTCTGTTCTAATAAACCCCTTACCAAAGCTCTCGCCGATTTTCTCGAATTATCACCACAGCAGCTCAATGCATTATTTGTGTTTAGCTTAGCATTACATGATTTAGGTAAGTTCGCTTCCGCATTTCATGTGGCGGACCGGGATAACCCTCTTATCAGTGCAAGTAGTCGGTTTGACTATGATGGTTCGCAGTACAGGCACGACCGTATGGGGTTGTACTTTTGGCAAAATATAGAGTTGAGCTTTTTTGAGGCTGCCAATTCATTTATCAATAATGCCTACGCATTGATTCAACCTGATTTCCCTCTGGACATCCTTCATACACCAGAAATTACTATAGGTCAGAGTTGCTTATGTTTAAGAAACGAATGA
- a CDS encoding transposase — MPRPRRTQVSIEDTPMYHCCSRVTRRAFLFGYDELTGKNYDHRRGWVESQLLKLSGVFAIDIAAYAVMSNHLHVVLSVDIYESNRWTDKEVVKHWHQIFLGTEVTQKFAKGEVIESFEVNSLKHSIALYRSRLSDISWFMRSLNEPIARMANKEDKCTGRFWEGRFKSQALLDEAAVLACMTYVDLNPIRAKMADTPEQSDYTSIQLRIQSALNGKQPAKLLSFIGNERLNQPKGINFTLKDYLELVDETGRMIRDDKRGAISANAEKILARLNIPCENWLKITADFGKLFHGPVGTLQELTSYCEHLGKRRRHFSQNCQYFQAG, encoded by the coding sequence ATGCCGCGTCCAAGAAGAACTCAAGTCAGTATTGAAGACACGCCAATGTACCATTGCTGTAGTAGGGTAACCAGAAGAGCCTTCCTTTTTGGATATGATGAGCTTACTGGTAAGAACTATGACCATAGGCGTGGCTGGGTTGAATCTCAGTTACTGAAATTATCGGGTGTGTTTGCTATAGATATTGCAGCCTATGCAGTGATGTCTAATCATCTACATGTTGTTCTTAGTGTTGATATTTATGAGTCAAATCGTTGGACTGACAAAGAAGTGGTTAAGCACTGGCATCAAATATTTTTGGGAACTGAAGTCACTCAAAAATTTGCTAAAGGTGAAGTGATAGAAAGCTTCGAAGTTAACAGTTTAAAGCATTCGATTGCTCTATATCGAAGTCGATTAAGTGATATCAGCTGGTTTATGCGGTCGCTCAATGAACCCATTGCCCGCATGGCAAACAAAGAAGATAAGTGTACAGGTCGTTTTTGGGAAGGACGCTTTAAAAGCCAAGCATTATTAGATGAAGCAGCTGTACTTGCCTGCATGACTTACGTAGACCTTAATCCTATCAGAGCAAAAATGGCCGATACGCCAGAGCAATCAGACTACACGAGTATTCAGCTTAGAATCCAATCCGCCCTCAATGGCAAACAACCAGCCAAACTCCTCTCTTTTATTGGTAATGAGCGCTTAAATCAACCTAAAGGGATAAACTTCACACTGAAAGACTACCTTGAATTGGTTGATGAAACAGGCCGAATGATTCGAGATGATAAGCGAGGAGCCATATCAGCCAATGCTGAAAAAATTCTGGCAAGGTTAAATATTCCTTGTGAGAATTGGTTAAAAATCACCGCTGATTTTGGCAAGTTATTTCATGGTCCAGTGGGGACATTACAAGAGCTGACGAGTTACTGTGAACATTTGGGTAAACGACGACGGCACTTTTCTCAAAACTGCCAGTATTTTCAAGCTGGCTAA
- a CDS encoding YeeE/YedE family protein has translation MVINKNQAVMAVTILLLTLVVGATQLANDGLFLRLLLGLSLGFALVKGAVGFAGSINRAYRRGSTQLLQTLMFMFVITAIINAGLLLNADSQNYNLWINPINAGLLIGGIMFGAGMSLSSCCATGVMVELVSDVPRAATTLVFFGAGVFFGFPLQSSQSWITDSWFSSASYQGKGVFLPDLFAGTPLNGYFMSILVTLFLALSVVVIAKKYENYRRRNGSYLGVSSEIERQNIQHQSNQNGEDKSFRLFSRETYQNWFANLWQMRTTALVIAVIFGIMMASTGSGWGASTPFGIWFAKGLMFFGVELSTITEISQRPEAMFTTPFFEHGVSVQNLAILLGTLIAVLFMGKFKFSFTLNHSAKQLALFALGGLLMGFGTRFANGCNVGALFTPIANFSLSGWVYLLVMIGGAIAGNRFQQAVMK, from the coding sequence GTGGTTATAAATAAGAATCAAGCGGTGATGGCCGTAACAATTTTACTGTTGACGTTAGTGGTTGGCGCAACTCAGTTAGCCAATGACGGGCTCTTTTTACGTTTGTTATTAGGGCTCAGCTTAGGCTTTGCTTTAGTCAAGGGAGCCGTTGGTTTTGCCGGTAGTATTAACCGAGCTTACCGCCGAGGTTCAACGCAGTTATTGCAAACCCTGATGTTTATGTTTGTGATCACTGCAATCATCAATGCCGGTTTACTGCTTAATGCTGACAGCCAGAACTATAATTTATGGATTAATCCTATCAATGCAGGGCTGCTCATTGGCGGCATCATGTTTGGCGCAGGCATGAGCTTATCAAGCTGCTGCGCAACCGGCGTGATGGTGGAGCTTGTCAGTGATGTCCCAAGAGCTGCAACGACATTGGTGTTTTTTGGCGCTGGGGTCTTCTTTGGCTTTCCATTACAAAGCAGCCAAAGCTGGATAACTGATTCGTGGTTTTCATCAGCAAGCTATCAAGGTAAAGGCGTCTTTTTGCCTGACTTGTTTGCTGGTACACCGCTGAATGGTTATTTTATGTCTATATTAGTGACCCTATTTTTAGCGTTAAGCGTAGTGGTTATTGCCAAAAAGTATGAAAATTATCGCCGCCGCAATGGCTCATATTTAGGTGTGTCGAGTGAAATTGAGCGGCAGAATATTCAACATCAAAGCAATCAAAACGGCGAAGATAAATCGTTTAGATTATTCAGCCGTGAAACATATCAAAACTGGTTCGCTAATCTCTGGCAAATGCGCACCACCGCGTTAGTCATAGCGGTTATTTTTGGCATCATGATGGCAAGTACCGGCTCAGGCTGGGGAGCGTCGACACCCTTTGGTATCTGGTTCGCAAAGGGATTGATGTTCTTTGGGGTCGAATTAAGCACCATTACCGAGATAAGCCAGCGACCTGAAGCTATGTTTACCACGCCGTTTTTTGAACATGGCGTGTCAGTGCAAAACTTGGCTATTTTATTAGGCACCTTAATAGCGGTGTTGTTTATGGGTAAGTTTAAGTTTTCATTTACCCTAAACCACTCAGCTAAACAGCTGGCGCTTTTTGCTTTAGGTGGATTATTAATGGGATTTGGTACTCGTTTTGCCAATGGCTGTAATGTGGGAGCATTGTTCACCCCTATCGCTAACTTCTCATTATCTGGATGGGTGTATTTACTGGTAATGATTGGTGGTGCTATCGCAGGCAACCGTTTCCAGCAAGCGGTGATGAAGTAA
- a CDS encoding NAD(P)H-dependent flavin oxidoreductase codes for MMRIQELLGVDLPIIQAPMAGVQNSKLALAVSSVGALGSIPCAMLSHDALRAELSHIQSQTQAPINVNFFSHHQAELNVERDAIWRRTLAPYFREYSIDSDALPEGPSRQPFSNTVADILEEFRPRVVSFHFGLPEKALLARVKAWGATVLSTATTLEEALWLEANGADAIIAQGLEAGGHRGMFLSEELGLQVSTYSLLQQILARVSLPVIATGGIVDAKGVSAALSLGAAAVQVGTAYLLCDETNTSTLHRQAIKSNRSHKTVITNLFSGKPARGIVNRVIHELGPISELAPEFPHAATAITAIRQQAEAQGCSDFSPLWCGQNTTGCKEISAAELTLELARGVEV; via the coding sequence ATGATGCGTATACAAGAGCTCTTAGGTGTAGATTTACCTATTATTCAGGCCCCGATGGCCGGGGTTCAGAACAGTAAACTGGCATTGGCGGTCTCTTCCGTCGGCGCTCTGGGCTCTATTCCCTGCGCCATGCTCAGTCACGATGCCTTGAGGGCAGAGTTGAGCCATATTCAGTCGCAAACCCAAGCTCCCATCAATGTGAATTTTTTCAGTCATCATCAAGCCGAATTAAACGTCGAACGTGATGCTATATGGCGCAGGACCTTAGCCCCCTATTTTAGAGAATATTCCATCGACAGCGACGCATTACCCGAGGGGCCTAGCCGCCAACCGTTCAGCAATACCGTCGCAGATATCCTGGAGGAGTTTCGACCTCGAGTGGTGAGTTTCCACTTTGGTCTGCCTGAAAAAGCCCTGCTTGCACGGGTAAAAGCCTGGGGCGCGACAGTATTGAGTACGGCGACGACGCTGGAGGAGGCCCTCTGGCTCGAAGCCAATGGCGCCGACGCCATCATAGCTCAAGGTTTAGAGGCTGGTGGTCACAGGGGCATGTTCCTGTCAGAGGAGCTTGGTCTGCAGGTGAGTACCTACTCACTGCTACAACAAATTCTGGCACGGGTCAGCTTGCCCGTAATAGCGACAGGCGGCATTGTTGACGCCAAAGGCGTAAGCGCAGCTCTCTCACTCGGCGCGGCGGCGGTACAAGTCGGCACCGCTTATTTGTTGTGTGATGAAACCAACACCAGCACGCTACACAGGCAAGCCATCAAGAGTAATCGCTCACATAAAACGGTTATCACCAACCTGTTCTCCGGCAAACCGGCCCGTGGCATCGTCAACCGGGTCATACATGAGCTTGGTCCCATAAGCGAGCTCGCCCCAGAATTTCCCCATGCCGCCACTGCGATAACAGCTATCAGACAGCAAGCCGAAGCCCAAGGCTGCAGTGACTTCTCTCCACTCTGGTGCGGCCAAAACACCACAGGCTGCAAAGAGATCTCGGCAGCTGAGCTAACTTTGGAGTTAGCCAGAGGTGTGGAAGTATAG
- the cyaB gene encoding class IV adenylate cyclase — translation MNKHFEGRFEVELKYRLSNREGFIKALAAMAPEVMHEDNLEQDTYFDLPDLSLESQNKSVCIRDIQPSGIMLWIVKGPEADRCEAVNINNATKARSMLSTMGYRQVLEVKKLRSIYFLGKFHVTVDRLEGLGNFAELAIMTEDESKLESYRLQLLSLAGELGLSSEQLEVRSYRELQTELVT, via the coding sequence ATGAACAAGCATTTCGAAGGTAGATTTGAAGTTGAACTCAAGTATCGATTGAGTAACAGAGAGGGGTTTATTAAGGCATTAGCCGCTATGGCGCCTGAAGTGATGCACGAAGATAATCTGGAGCAGGATACTTACTTCGATCTGCCGGATTTAAGTCTGGAGAGCCAAAACAAATCTGTTTGTATCCGTGATATTCAACCCTCCGGCATCATGCTTTGGATAGTAAAGGGACCGGAAGCTGATCGCTGTGAAGCGGTAAATATCAATAATGCTACCAAAGCCAGAAGCATGCTCAGTACCATGGGCTATCGCCAGGTTCTGGAAGTGAAGAAGCTGCGTAGCATCTATTTTCTCGGAAAGTTTCACGTCACTGTAGACAGGCTCGAAGGCCTTGGGAATTTTGCCGAGCTTGCCATCATGACCGAAGATGAATCCAAGTTGGAGAGCTATCGATTGCAGCTCCTATCTCTGGCCGGGGAGCTGGGCTTGTCTTCTGAGCAGCTGGAAGTGCGTTCATACCGAGAGCTTCAAACGGAACTTGTGACTTAA
- a CDS encoding glutathione S-transferase family protein, translated as MITLHHLNKSRSKRIIWLLEELGQAYEIKSYQRDSQTFLAPPELKQIHALGKSPVIEFDGQVIAESGAITEYLIERFAADSLAPARDSQDYIDYLQWLHFAESSAILPLLLRMFVEKDGCTTNFLEGYAKVEVEKVLNYFNAMLEDKTYLVGGKLSGADIMMSFIVEIVQNNGELGQYPHIERYGALLSQHPHWLKSVEIEAKLDASA; from the coding sequence ATGATCACCTTGCACCATCTGAATAAGTCGCGTTCTAAACGTATTATCTGGTTACTCGAAGAGCTGGGTCAGGCTTATGAGATCAAGAGCTATCAACGTGATAGCCAGACATTTTTGGCGCCACCAGAGCTTAAGCAGATCCATGCTCTGGGTAAGTCTCCTGTTATCGAGTTCGACGGTCAGGTTATCGCCGAGTCAGGTGCGATAACCGAGTATCTGATCGAGCGATTCGCGGCCGATAGCTTAGCGCCCGCTCGTGACAGCCAAGATTATATCGATTATCTACAATGGCTCCACTTCGCCGAAAGCTCGGCAATATTGCCGTTGTTATTGCGTATGTTCGTCGAAAAAGATGGCTGCACCACTAACTTCCTCGAAGGCTATGCTAAGGTGGAAGTCGAGAAGGTGCTGAATTATTTCAACGCTATGCTCGAAGATAAAACCTATTTAGTCGGTGGTAAACTCAGCGGTGCGGATATCATGATGTCCTTTATCGTTGAGATAGTGCAAAACAATGGTGAGTTAGGCCAGTACCCTCATATCGAACGCTATGGGGCGTTATTAAGTCAGCATCCTCATTGGTTAAAGTCGGTTGAGATCGAAGCCAAGCTTGATGCGTCGGCTTAA